From a region of the Pan paniscus chromosome 19, NHGRI_mPanPan1-v2.0_pri, whole genome shotgun sequence genome:
- the SREBF1 gene encoding sterol regulatory element-binding protein 1 isoform X3 — protein sequence MDEPPFSEAALEQALGEPCDLDAALLTDIEGEVGAGRGRANRLDAPRAGADHGAMDCTFEDMLQLINNQDSDFPGLFDPPYAGSGAGGTDPASPDTSSPGSLSPPPATLSSSLEAFLSGPQAAPSPLSPPQPAPTPLKMYPSVPTFSPGPGIKEESVPLSILQTPTPQPLPGALLPQSFPAPAPPQFSSTPVLGYPSPPGGFSTGSPPGSTQQLLPGLPLASPPGVPPISLHTQVQSVVPQQLLTVTAAPTAAPVTTTVTSQIQQVLLQPHFIKADSLLLTAMKTDGATVKAAGLSPLVSGTTVQTGPLPTLVSGGTILATVPLVVDAEKLPINRLAAGSKAPASAQSRGEKRTAHNAIEKRYRSSINDKIIELKDLVVGTEAKLNKSAVLRKAIDYIRFLQHSNQKLKQENLSLRTAVHKSKSLKDLVSACGSGGNTDVLMEGVKTEVEDTLTPPPSDAGSPFQSSPLSLGSRGSGSGGSGSDSEPDSPVFEDSKAKPEQRPSLHSRGMLDRSRLALCTLVFLCLSCNPLASLLGARGLPSPSDTTSIYHSPGRNVLGTESRDGPGWAQWLLPPVVWLLNGLLVLVSLVLLFVYGEPVTRPHSGPAVYFWRHRKQADLDLARGDFDQAAQQLWLALRALGRPLPTSHLDLACSLLWNLIRHLLQRLWVGRWLAGRAGGLQQDCALRVDARASARDAALVYHKLHQLHTMGKHTGGHLTATNLALSALNLAECAGDAVSVATLAEIYVAAALRVKTSLPRALHFLTRFFLSSARQACLAQSGSVPPAMQWLCHPVGHRFFVDGDWSVLSTPWESLYSLAGNPVDPLAQVTQLFREHLLERALNCVTQPNPSPGSADGDKEFSDALGYLQLLNSCSDAAGAPACSFSISSSMATTTGVDPVAKWWASLTAVVIHWLRRDEEAAERLCPLVEHLPRVLQESERPLPRAALHSFKAARALLGCAKAESGPASLTICEKASGYLQDSLATTPASSSIDKAVQLFLCDLLLVVRTSLWRQQQPPAPAPAAQGTSSRPQASALELRGFQRDLSSLRRLAQSFRPAMRRVFLHEATARLMAGASPTRTHQLLDRSLRRRAGPGGKGGAVAELEPRPTRREHAEALLLASCYLPPGFLSAPGQRVGMLAEAARTLEKLGDRRLLHDCQQMLMRLGGGTTVTSS from the exons GTGAAGTCGGCGCGGGGAGGGGTAGGGCCAACCGCCTGGACGCCCCAAGGGCAGGCGCAGATCACGGAGCCATGGATTGCACTTTCGAAG ACATGCTTCAGCTTATCAACAACCAAGACAGTGACTTCCCTGGCCTGTTTGACCCACCCTATGCTGGGAGTGGGGCAGGGGGCACAGACCCTGCCAGCCCCGATACCAGCTCCCCAGGCAGCTTGTCTCCACCTCCTGCCACATTGAGCTCCTCTCTTGAAGCCTTCCTGAGCGGGCCACAGGCAGCGCCCTCacccctgtcccctccccagcctgcaCCCACTCCATTGAAGATGTACCCGTCCGTGCCCACTTTCTCCCCTGGGCCTGGTATCAAGGAAGAGTCAGTGCCACTGAGCATCCTGCagacccccaccccacagcccctGCCAGGGGCCCTCCTGCCACAGAgcttcccagccccagccccaccgcagttcagctccacccctgtgttaGGCTACCCCAGCCCTCCGGGAGGCTTCTCTACAG GAAGCCCTCCCGGGAGCACTCAGCAGCTGCTGCCTGGCCTGCCACTGGCTTCCCCGCCAGGGGTCCCGCCCATCTCCTTGCACACCCAGGTCCAGAGTGTGGTCCCCCAGCAGCTACTGACAGTCACAGCTGCCCCCACGGCAGCCCCTGTAACGACCACTGTGACCTCGCAGATCCAGCAG gtCCTGCTGCAGCCCCACTTCATCAAGGCAGACTCGCTGCTTCTGACAGCCATGAAGACAGACGGAGCCACTGTGAAGGCGGCAGGTCTCAGTCCCCTGGTCTCCGGCACCACTGTGCAGACAGGGCCTTTGCCG ACCCTGGTGAGTGGCGGAACCATCTTGGCAACAGTCCCACTGGTCGTAGATGCGGAGAAGCTGCCTATCAACCGGCTCGCAGCTGGCAGCAAGGCCCCGGCCTCTGCCCAGAGCCGTGGAGAGAAGCGCACAGCCCACAACGCCATTGAGAAGCGCTACCGCTCCTCCATCAATGACAAAATCATTGAGCTCAAGGATCTGGTGGTGGGCACTGAGGCAAAG CTGAATAAATCTGCTGTCTTGCGCAAGGCCATCGACTACATTCGCTTTCTGCAACACAGCAACCAGAAACTCAAGCAGGAGAACCTAAGTCTGCGCACTGCTGTCCACAAAAGCA AATCTCTAAAGGATCTGGTGTCGGCCTGTGGCAGTGGAGGGAACACAGACGTGCTCATGGAGGGCGTGAAGACTGAGGTGGAGGACACACTGACCCCACCCCCCTCGGATGCTGGCTCACCTTTCCAGAGCAGCCCCTTGTCCCTTGGCAGCAGGGGCAGTGGCAGCGGTGGCAGTGGCAGTGACTCAGAGCCTGACAGCCCAGTCTTTGAGGACAGCAAG GCAAAGCCAGAGCAGCGGCCGTCTCTGCACAGCCGGGGCATGCTGGACCGCTCCCGCCTGGCCCTGTGCACGCTCGTCTTCCTCTGCCTGTCCTGCAACCCCTTGGCCTCCTTGCTGGGGGCCCGGGGGCTTCCCAGCCCCTCAGATACCACCAGCATCTACCATAGCCCTGGGCGCAACGTGCTGGGCACCGAGAGCAGAG ATGGccctggctgggcccagtggctgcTGCCCCCAGTGGTCTGGCTGCTCAATGGGCTGCTGGTGCTCGTCTCCTTGGTGCTTCTCTTTGTCTACGGTGAGCCAGTCACACGGCCCCACTCAGGCCCCGCCGTGTACTTCTGGAGGCATCGCAAGCAGGCTGACCTGGACCTGGCCCGG GGAGACTTTGACCAGGCTGCCCAGCAGCTGTGGCTGGCCCTGCGGGCACTGGGCcggcccctgcccacctcccacctGGACCTGGCTTGTAGCCTCCTCTGGAACCTCATCCGTCACCTGCTGCAGCGTCTCTGGGTGGGCCGCTGGCTGGCAGGCCGGGCAGGGGGCCTGCAGCAGGACTGTGCTCTGCGAGTGGATGCTCGCGCCAGCGCCCGAGACGCAGCCCTGGTCTACCATAAGCTGCACCAGCTGCACACCATGG GGAAGCACACAGGTGGGCACCTCACTGCCACCAACCTGGCGCTGAGTGCCCTGAACCTGGCAGAGTGTGCAGGGGATGCCGTGTCTGTGGCGACGCTGGCCGAGATCTATGTGGCGGCTGCATTGAGAGTGAAGACCAGTCTCCCACGGGCCTTGCATTTTCTGACA CGCTTCTTCCTGAGCAGTGCCCGCCAGgcctgcctggcacagagtggctCAGTGCCTCCTGCCATGCAGTGGCTCTGCCACCCCGTGGGCCACCGTTTCTTCGTGGATGGGGACTGGTCCGTGCTCAGTACCCCATGGGAGAGCCTGTACAGCTTGGCCGGGAACCCAG TGGACCCCCTGGCCCAGGTGACTCAGCTATTCCGGGAACATCTCTTAGAGCGAGCACTGAACTGTGTGACCCAGCCCAACCCCAGCCCTGGGTCAGCTGATGGGGACAA GGAATTCTCGGATGCCCTCGGGTACCTGCAGCTGCTGAACAGCTGTTCTGATGCTGCGGGGGCTCCtgcctgcagcttctccatcagttCCAGCATGGCCACCACCACCG GTGTAGACCCGGTGGCCAAGTGGTGGGCCTCTCTGACAGCTGTGGTGATCCACTGGCTGCGGCGGGATGAGGAGGCGGCTGAGCGGCTGTGCCCGCTGGTGGAGCACCTGCCCCGGGTGCTGCAGGAGTCTGA GAGACCCCTGCCCAGGGCAGCTCTGCACTCCTTCAAGGCTGCCCGGGCCCTGCTGGGCTGTGCCAAGGCAGAGTCTGGTCCAGCCAGCCTGACCATCTGTGAGAAGGCCAGTGGGTACCTGCAGGACAGCCTGGCTACCACACCAGCCAGCAGCTCCATTGACAAG GCCGTGCAGCTGTTCCTGTGTGACCTGCTTCTTGTGGTGCGCACCAGCCTGTGGCGGCAGCAGCagcccccggccccggccccagcAGCCCAGGGCACCAGCAGCAGGCCCCAGGCTTCCGCCCTTGAGCTGCGTGGCTTTCAACGGGACCTGAGCAGCCTGAGGCGGCTGGCACAGAGCTTCCGGCCCGCCATGCGGAGG GTGTTCCTACATGAGGCCACGGCCCGGCTGATGGCGGGGGCCAGCCCCACACGGACACACCAGCTCCTCGACCGCAGTCTGAGGCGGCGGGCAGGCCCCGGTGGCAAAGGAG GCGCGGTGGCGGAGCTGGAGCCGCGGCCCACGCGGCGGGAGCACGCGGAGGCCTTGCTGCTGGCCTCCTGCTACCTGCCCCCCGGCTTCCTGTCGGCGCCCGGGCAGCGCGTGGGCATGCTGGCTGAGGCGGCGCGCACACTCGAGAAGCTTGGCGATCGCCGGCTGCTGCACGACTGTCAGCAGATGCTCATGCGCCTGGGCGGTGGGACCACTGTCACTTCCAGCTAG